One stretch of Corvus hawaiiensis isolate bCorHaw1 chromosome 1, bCorHaw1.pri.cur, whole genome shotgun sequence DNA includes these proteins:
- the REPIN1 gene encoding replication initiator 1 isoform X2 produces MQRGVLPEVTFEEVAVYFSPEEWAELAPWQRALHREVMGDNYDLVASLDPNSKFTHMKEESHGGVPCAGEHGRAPDTADSCAWSGSDSKDDAGGHWELGSDVSRSGWRDSEPGGCARALSREVPAASGPLIAGTRGPRSGPEAALRAHPGRPYLCVTCGKSFRHRRSLLAHKKLRGGNRARHGCADCSRTFCLRGDLLRHRDTHRALPRGHRRLAGAAGPGEERPFVCGRCGRSFSWRESLEVHLREHRGPERAHPCPECGRVFSRREYLRLHRRAHSGQRPFPCARCGRAFASRANLSTHRRTRRRCRPRNLEPRRDEDLPRDRGPRGDRDPPGDRGPRGDGDPLRHKDRDPRGDGDPLRERDRDRYPCGDGDPLRDRDRYPCGDGDPLRDRDRDPREDGDSLRDRVKELRGDGDPLRDRDLLKDRHPRGDGGMLGDREPLGHRDLLRAGEPLGVRDPCGHRDLPAGDQQ; encoded by the exons ATGCAGCGG GGGGTGCTCCCCGAAGTGACATTCGAGGAAGTGGCCGTATATTTCTCCCCCGAGGAGTGGGCGGAGTTGGCGCCCTGGCAGCGGGCCCTGCACCGAGAGGTTATGGGCGACAACTACGACCTGGTGGCCAGCCTGG ACCCCAACTCCAAGTTCACCCACATGAAGGAGGAGTCACACGGGGGGGTTCCCTGCGCCGGGGAGCACGGCAGAGCTCCCGACACTGCAGACAGCT GTGCCTGGAGTGGTTCTGACAGCAAGGACGACGccgggggacactgggaattgGGTTCCGATGTCTCCCGCTCTGGCTGGCGTGACTCCGAGCCGGGGGGCTGCGCCAGGGCCCTCTCCCGGGAGGTGCCGGCGGCGTCGGGGCCCCTCATCGCCGGCACCCGCGGGCCGCGCTCCGGGCCTGAGGCCGCGCTCCGGGCGCACCCGGGCCGGCCGTACCTGTGCGTCACCTGCGGCAAATCCTTCCGGCACCGCCGCAGCCTCCTGGCGCACAAGAAGCTGCGGGGGGGGAACCGGGCCCGGCACGGCTGCGCCGACTGCAGCCGCACCTTCTGCCTGCGCGGGGACCTGCTGCGGCACCGCGACACGCACCGGGCGCTGCCCCGGGGCCACCGGCGCTtggcgggcgcggcggggccgggcgagGAGCGGCCCTTCGTgtgcgggcgctgcgggcgcaGCTTCAGCTGGAGGGAGAGCCTGGAGGTGCACCTGCGGGAGCACCGCGGCCCCGAGCGCGCCCACCCCTGCCCCGAGTGCGGCCGCGTCTTCTCCCGCCGCGAGTACCTCCGGCTGCACCGCCGGGCGCACTCCGGCCAGCGGCCCTTCCCCTGCGCCCGCTGCGGCCGCGCCTTCGCCTCCCGGGCCAACCTCAGCACGCACCGGAGAACGCGCCGGCGCTGCCGCCCTCGCAACCTGGAGCCCCGCAGGGACGAGGACCTGCCTCGGGACAGAGGCCCCCGCGGGGACAGGGACCCGCCTGGGGACAGAGGCCCCCGCGGGGACGGGGACCCACTCAGACACAAGGATAGGGACCCCCGTGGGGACGGGGACCCACTCAGGGAGAGGGATAGAGACCGGTACCCCTGTGGGGATGGGGACCCACTCAGGGACAGGGACCGGTACCCCTGTGGGGATGGGGACCCACTCAGGGACAGGGATAGGGACCCCCGTGAGGACGGGGACTCACTCAGGGACAGGGTTAAGGAGCTCCGCGGGGATGGGGACCCGCtcagggacagggacctgctcaAGGACAGGCACCCCCGCGGGGATGGGGGCATGCTTGGGGACAGGGAGCCCCTCGGGCACAGGGACCTGCTCAGGGCCGGGGAACCCCTCGGGGTCAGGGACCCCTGCGGGCACAGGGACCTCCCAGCGGGTGACCAGCAGTAG
- the REPIN1 gene encoding replication initiator 1 isoform X1 — protein sequence MQRGVLPEVTFEEVAVYFSPEEWAELAPWQRALHREVMGDNYDLVASLGNTESPSSHTDPNSKFTHMKEESHGGVPCAGEHGRAPDTADSCAWSGSDSKDDAGGHWELGSDVSRSGWRDSEPGGCARALSREVPAASGPLIAGTRGPRSGPEAALRAHPGRPYLCVTCGKSFRHRRSLLAHKKLRGGNRARHGCADCSRTFCLRGDLLRHRDTHRALPRGHRRLAGAAGPGEERPFVCGRCGRSFSWRESLEVHLREHRGPERAHPCPECGRVFSRREYLRLHRRAHSGQRPFPCARCGRAFASRANLSTHRRTRRRCRPRNLEPRRDEDLPRDRGPRGDRDPPGDRGPRGDGDPLRHKDRDPRGDGDPLRERDRDRYPCGDGDPLRDRDRYPCGDGDPLRDRDRDPREDGDSLRDRVKELRGDGDPLRDRDLLKDRHPRGDGGMLGDREPLGHRDLLRAGEPLGVRDPCGHRDLPAGDQQ from the exons ATGCAGCGG GGGGTGCTCCCCGAAGTGACATTCGAGGAAGTGGCCGTATATTTCTCCCCCGAGGAGTGGGCGGAGTTGGCGCCCTGGCAGCGGGCCCTGCACCGAGAGGTTATGGGCGACAACTACGACCTGGTGGCCAGCCTGG GGAACACTGAGAGTCCTTCCTCCCACACAGACCCCAACTCCAAGTTCACCCACATGAAGGAGGAGTCACACGGGGGGGTTCCCTGCGCCGGGGAGCACGGCAGAGCTCCCGACACTGCAGACAGCT GTGCCTGGAGTGGTTCTGACAGCAAGGACGACGccgggggacactgggaattgGGTTCCGATGTCTCCCGCTCTGGCTGGCGTGACTCCGAGCCGGGGGGCTGCGCCAGGGCCCTCTCCCGGGAGGTGCCGGCGGCGTCGGGGCCCCTCATCGCCGGCACCCGCGGGCCGCGCTCCGGGCCTGAGGCCGCGCTCCGGGCGCACCCGGGCCGGCCGTACCTGTGCGTCACCTGCGGCAAATCCTTCCGGCACCGCCGCAGCCTCCTGGCGCACAAGAAGCTGCGGGGGGGGAACCGGGCCCGGCACGGCTGCGCCGACTGCAGCCGCACCTTCTGCCTGCGCGGGGACCTGCTGCGGCACCGCGACACGCACCGGGCGCTGCCCCGGGGCCACCGGCGCTtggcgggcgcggcggggccgggcgagGAGCGGCCCTTCGTgtgcgggcgctgcgggcgcaGCTTCAGCTGGAGGGAGAGCCTGGAGGTGCACCTGCGGGAGCACCGCGGCCCCGAGCGCGCCCACCCCTGCCCCGAGTGCGGCCGCGTCTTCTCCCGCCGCGAGTACCTCCGGCTGCACCGCCGGGCGCACTCCGGCCAGCGGCCCTTCCCCTGCGCCCGCTGCGGCCGCGCCTTCGCCTCCCGGGCCAACCTCAGCACGCACCGGAGAACGCGCCGGCGCTGCCGCCCTCGCAACCTGGAGCCCCGCAGGGACGAGGACCTGCCTCGGGACAGAGGCCCCCGCGGGGACAGGGACCCGCCTGGGGACAGAGGCCCCCGCGGGGACGGGGACCCACTCAGACACAAGGATAGGGACCCCCGTGGGGACGGGGACCCACTCAGGGAGAGGGATAGAGACCGGTACCCCTGTGGGGATGGGGACCCACTCAGGGACAGGGACCGGTACCCCTGTGGGGATGGGGACCCACTCAGGGACAGGGATAGGGACCCCCGTGAGGACGGGGACTCACTCAGGGACAGGGTTAAGGAGCTCCGCGGGGATGGGGACCCGCtcagggacagggacctgctcaAGGACAGGCACCCCCGCGGGGATGGGGGCATGCTTGGGGACAGGGAGCCCCTCGGGCACAGGGACCTGCTCAGGGCCGGGGAACCCCTCGGGGTCAGGGACCCCTGCGGGCACAGGGACCTCCCAGCGGGTGACCAGCAGTAG
- the REPIN1 gene encoding replication initiator 1 isoform X3, translating to MMVPGNTESPSSHTDPNSKFTHMKEESHGGVPCAGEHGRAPDTADSCAWSGSDSKDDAGGHWELGSDVSRSGWRDSEPGGCARALSREVPAASGPLIAGTRGPRSGPEAALRAHPGRPYLCVTCGKSFRHRRSLLAHKKLRGGNRARHGCADCSRTFCLRGDLLRHRDTHRALPRGHRRLAGAAGPGEERPFVCGRCGRSFSWRESLEVHLREHRGPERAHPCPECGRVFSRREYLRLHRRAHSGQRPFPCARCGRAFASRANLSTHRRTRRRCRPRNLEPRRDEDLPRDRGPRGDRDPPGDRGPRGDGDPLRHKDRDPRGDGDPLRERDRDRYPCGDGDPLRDRDRYPCGDGDPLRDRDRDPREDGDSLRDRVKELRGDGDPLRDRDLLKDRHPRGDGGMLGDREPLGHRDLLRAGEPLGVRDPCGHRDLPAGDQQ from the exons ATGATGGTACCAG GGAACACTGAGAGTCCTTCCTCCCACACAGACCCCAACTCCAAGTTCACCCACATGAAGGAGGAGTCACACGGGGGGGTTCCCTGCGCCGGGGAGCACGGCAGAGCTCCCGACACTGCAGACAGCT GTGCCTGGAGTGGTTCTGACAGCAAGGACGACGccgggggacactgggaattgGGTTCCGATGTCTCCCGCTCTGGCTGGCGTGACTCCGAGCCGGGGGGCTGCGCCAGGGCCCTCTCCCGGGAGGTGCCGGCGGCGTCGGGGCCCCTCATCGCCGGCACCCGCGGGCCGCGCTCCGGGCCTGAGGCCGCGCTCCGGGCGCACCCGGGCCGGCCGTACCTGTGCGTCACCTGCGGCAAATCCTTCCGGCACCGCCGCAGCCTCCTGGCGCACAAGAAGCTGCGGGGGGGGAACCGGGCCCGGCACGGCTGCGCCGACTGCAGCCGCACCTTCTGCCTGCGCGGGGACCTGCTGCGGCACCGCGACACGCACCGGGCGCTGCCCCGGGGCCACCGGCGCTtggcgggcgcggcggggccgggcgagGAGCGGCCCTTCGTgtgcgggcgctgcgggcgcaGCTTCAGCTGGAGGGAGAGCCTGGAGGTGCACCTGCGGGAGCACCGCGGCCCCGAGCGCGCCCACCCCTGCCCCGAGTGCGGCCGCGTCTTCTCCCGCCGCGAGTACCTCCGGCTGCACCGCCGGGCGCACTCCGGCCAGCGGCCCTTCCCCTGCGCCCGCTGCGGCCGCGCCTTCGCCTCCCGGGCCAACCTCAGCACGCACCGGAGAACGCGCCGGCGCTGCCGCCCTCGCAACCTGGAGCCCCGCAGGGACGAGGACCTGCCTCGGGACAGAGGCCCCCGCGGGGACAGGGACCCGCCTGGGGACAGAGGCCCCCGCGGGGACGGGGACCCACTCAGACACAAGGATAGGGACCCCCGTGGGGACGGGGACCCACTCAGGGAGAGGGATAGAGACCGGTACCCCTGTGGGGATGGGGACCCACTCAGGGACAGGGACCGGTACCCCTGTGGGGATGGGGACCCACTCAGGGACAGGGATAGGGACCCCCGTGAGGACGGGGACTCACTCAGGGACAGGGTTAAGGAGCTCCGCGGGGATGGGGACCCGCtcagggacagggacctgctcaAGGACAGGCACCCCCGCGGGGATGGGGGCATGCTTGGGGACAGGGAGCCCCTCGGGCACAGGGACCTGCTCAGGGCCGGGGAACCCCTCGGGGTCAGGGACCCCTGCGGGCACAGGGACCTCCCAGCGGGTGACCAGCAGTAG
- the RARRES2 gene encoding retinoic acid receptor responder protein 2 has product MRLPVSLWLPLALGVAAVAAVAAGQSPLQRRVVRDVLEYFHGRSNVHFLFKEREVDGVIEREDPSGTFVQLRLGLAQTACRKRAPQRHCRVLESRRRPTCLACYKFDTSDVPKVLDKYHNCGSSHHLAAKEIRQRDEAECRAVEEAGKGGDLLYLPGMFAFSRGLPA; this is encoded by the exons ATGAGGCTCCCGGTGTCCCTGTGGCTGCCGCTGGCCCTGGGGGTGGCCGCGGTGGCCGCGGTGGCCGCGGGCCAGTCCCCGCTCCAGCGGCGCGTGGTCCGGGATGTGCTGGAATATTTCCACGGGCGCAGCAACGTGCATTTCCTCTTCAAGGAGCGGGAGGTGGACGGGGTCATCGAGCGG GAGGACCCCTCGGGGACGTTCGTGCAGCTCCGGCTGGGCCTGGCACAGACGGCATGTCGGAAGCGAGCGCCGCAGCGGCACTGCCGGGTGCTGGAGAGCCGG CGGAGGCCAACCTGCCTGGCCTGCTACAAGTTTGACACCAGCGACGTCCCCAAAGTGCTGGACAAGTACCACAACTGCGGCTCCAGCCACCACCTGGCGGCCAAG gAGATCCGGCAGCGGGACGAAGCCGAGTGCCGGGCGGTGGAGGAGGCCGGGAAAGGTGGGGACCTGCTGTACCTGCCCGGAATGTTCGCCTTCTCCCGGGGGCTGCCAGCCTAG
- the LRRC61 gene encoding leucine-rich repeat-containing protein 61 has protein sequence MATGGGASGTAGSRRADLPAGMEGRREEAPEPEVSEASEEDEEEEEEEEEEEEEDDGSGVRVTPALLKATTGEFSLESILLLRLRGRGIAHLGCLADCSNLEWLDLSGNAIAGLAPLATLRALAVLNLAGNRVASVEPLRGCRSLRQLNLAGNRLRSLRQLRCLQGLRHLESLRLRDPLGNLGNPVCATPAYRAALAAMLPGLKAIDGQRVAGRGSELFRLCGELDAALDAEAAPAAPAEPPQPWVQAGFWEPRPPRRSAVLEEATRQLGQALRECRELGRRADDSIAQAQRALGRRHHGNFGF, from the exons ATGGCAACGGGGGGCGGGGCCTCGGGGACGGCCGGGAGCCGCCGTGCG GACCTCCCCGCGGGGATGGAGGGGCGCAGGGAGGAGGCGCCGGAGCCGGAGGTGTCGGAGGCGTccgaggaggatgaggaggaggaggaggaggaggaggaggaggaggaagaggatgacGGCTCCGGGGTGCGGGTGACGCCGGCGCTGCTCAAGGCCACCACGGGCGAGTTCTCGCTGGAGTCCATCCTCCTGCTGCGGCTGCGCGGCCGCGGCATCGCCCACCTGGGCTGCCTGGCCGACTGCTCCAACCTGGAGTGGCTGGACCTGTCCGGCAACGCCATCGCGGGGCTGGCGCCGCTGGCCACGCTGCGCGCCCTGGCCGTGCTCAACCTGGCCGGCAACCGCGTGGCCAGCGTGGAGCCGCTGCGGGGCTGCCGCAGCCTGCGCCAGCTCAACCTGGCCGGGAACCGCCTGCGCAGCCTTCGCCAGCTGCGCTGCCTGCAGGGGCTGCGGCACCTGGAGAGCCTGCGGCTGCGGGACCCGCTGGGCAACCTGGGCAACCCCGTGTGCGCCACGCCCGCCTACCGCGCCGCGCTGGCCGCCATGCTGCCCGGCCTCAAGGCCATCGACGGGCAGCGCGTGGCCGGCCGCGGCAGCGAGCTGTTCCGCCTGTGCGGCGAGCTGGACGCCGCGCTGGACGCCGAGGCCGCGCCGGCCGcgcccgcggagccgccgcAGCCGTGGGTGCAGGCCGGGTTCTgggagccgcggccgccgcgccgCAGCGCCGTGCTGGAGGAGGCCACGCGGCAACTGGGCCAGGCCCTGCGCGAGTGCCGCGAGCTCGGCCGCCGCGCCGACGACTCCATCGCCCAGGCCCAGCGTGCGCTCGGCCGCCGCCACCACGGCAACTTCGGCTTCTGA